The Agelaius phoeniceus isolate bAgePho1 chromosome 2, bAgePho1.hap1, whole genome shotgun sequence region TTTAGAgatgtcctttttttttaaagcagagtGTGACTCACACACTTTCCCACTCAAATAATTTCAGCTCCAGTGCAAAACCCATTATTGGAAGCCACATGTTTCCCTGGTTAAATATTGAGCCCATTTTGACCTCTTCATAGTAAACCAAAAGCTACTTTTTAATACCCTGAACTTCCCTGTAACCTGAGCTGTTGCAACACATAAAAACTGATCTCACCTGACTTGAACTGAACTGGGACATCCAGTTGACTCATCTCAGTAAGCCAGGGCTGACTTGCAAGCAGCATTTCATCTCTCTAGGTTTGAGATGGCACAGATGGAGAGCTACAGGGATGTGCTCATTTTTTCCAACACATCCTGAATGGAACATTGAGAGCTTACACTGGGCACCTGTTTGGAGCTTGAGGAGACTTTCTGCACCCTTAGTATGCACCTGTAAGGGAACATGGGAGAGTTACCTTGCTGCAAGTTCACATTTTTCTTGCAGCTGACTTCCTTGCATTGACAGACCTTAATATTTAACCCTGAAGTCCTGCTGAGGCGAGGTTACACCTGAGATCAGGTGCAGATTTAGATCTCTAGTCATgcatccagcagctctcatttCAGATAGCACCAGGGTGCTGTGTATTTactgtgtgtgttttttctttcagactGTTTGTCTTACACAGCGCTGGAAGTGTTATCAAAAAGGTGCTATGGGAAGCAGAGGTGCAAAGTCATTGTCACCAGCCGGGACTTTGGGAGTCCGTGCCTGCCTGGAGTGACCAAATCCCTCAATGTCAGCTATGCGTGTGGTAAGAGCAAGTGCACAATCCCTTTCTAGCCCTGTTTCTGCTTGCAGAGACACACACCTGTCCACATGTGGGCACTGAGCCCTCCTCAGTACCCATTTCCCTTTAACACAGGAGGCTTGTGACACAGCCATACAAAACAGGTGAAAAaccccctgggcacagcagcacctcacAGACACTCTGGCATTCAGGGGCTTTTGCTATAAAAATGCAACCAACCATGAAATATCAACTGGGTAGTTCAATATTTTTGAGAAATACTATCAAGATAAGAGTTTGTTCCACAGAGCTCACCTGCAACAGAGCTAGGAAAAATGAACTGGCACTGCCTGGCCTCAGTGCAGGTAAAACAGCCCAGCATAATTGGAGCACTGTGCACAAGGCCAGTCCTGAAACCTGACTCATGTGAGttcatccacagcttctccctCACAGAGGGGTTTCCTTTCTCATGGAAGGGGAAGTGAGGGTTTATGAACAGTAAAGGTTTGAGTTACACATCCCTTGCAGGACTGAAGAGTGCTTCAGCTCATTCCTCAAACAAGAGGCAAGCTTTCCATAGATTGTTTGCTATAGATTAATATACTTTCATAAGAGGCAAGCAGAATTCCCTAAAACACTCCACTAGGAGCAGCTCCACAGGTCCATCCTGCAGAGTCCTTTGGCTGCATCCCTAGTGAGCAGTGCTCAAAGGGCACAGTTACCTGAGACATGCTTTGAAGAACAGCAGTGTAAGATTGATGGCCACATCACCTCTACCTGAGGATCAGAGCAAAATGAGCCCCAGGAGAgtctcagtgtccccaggaaTTGGTTTGTGAGCTGTGGAAGGTGGTGCAGGAATTCAGCTTCCTATTACTGGAGAGATCTGGGAATCTGCCATTGGACCAATACATTATATTATAGTGCAGCTGCCTTTATGAATGAGCTAATGCAATTCTCTCTAATTAGCATGAGCATAATCACAAGAAGTCACTCCTCTTTGCACGTCTGTGTCCCAGAACAGCAGAGTGAGTTTGTTTGTGAGTTTGTTGTCCCTGGAATCATGCATTCTGTTATTTAGGGATGTGGCTTTGCAAGAACACGTGGGTAACAAATAGAGTTCTTTTGTGCTGCTGGCACATTTGGAAGAGTTTTCTCCTGCCAAATCTCACTGGGCTGTGCAGTCTGAAGCATTAGCCAATGATTTGCTGATCCGATTATTTTACAGATTGTCTAAAGAACACAGGAAGAATATTCCAGAATGGCAGTTGGCATTCATTCTCCTCACTAGAGGATGCCTGCTAATCTGATGCTTCCCAAGACAATGCAAACAGATCTCCCCCTGTAGTGACAGgaactcagcagagcagagcagtttTGTTCTCAGGGCTGTGCCACACTTCAGAGTATTCCTACCCTGGTCAGGGGTGTGCAAAAACCCCACACTGCCcacccagggctcagcagctgtTCAGGGGGAGCATGTCTGGCTGCACCCTTACACTGGCACTTCATTCCTGACACTAAAAACAtgacagcagctgggagctgctgcttcactGTAGACTCAGTgcccccagagctctgctcagcaTCATCCCCtgtctgctccagctgggaccTCCTGGCTCCCGCTGAGCCTGCCCTTCAGGATCAGGGAACCCTGTGCAGGATCAGGGAACCCTGTGCAGGATCAGGGAACCCTCTCTGGGGAAacagccctgtgctgtggaTCAGGGAATCCTGTGGAGGATCAGGGAACCCTCTCTCAGGAAACAAGGCTCCCTCAGCCCCGTGGTGTGGATCAGGGAACCCTCTCTCAGGAAACAAGGCTCCCTCAGCCCCGTGGTGTTTGGCACTCCCTGGATGCCAGAGTCCCTTTGTGGGCTGCCTTTGGCAGCCTGCAGGAGGTGACTGACTCCTACATGCCaaagcagtgctggcacaagTTGTAATACAGATGTGATTGTcttaattattaataaaaattccTATCCTGGTCCCAGCTGTTCTGTTCAGTGACCTGATGTAGCCTGTAGCAGTCAAAGTCCTTGCATCTGGAAGGCACCACAATGAACACAAGCAATGCAAGCAGCCAGGGGCTCTTGCATTCAGGATGTCCACACCATCCTGAATTAAACATTCCCCTGCAATAAATATTTGAATGCATAGGGGGAAAGAGCAAGTGAAGCCCTGGGGAGCTCCCCCTGGGAGGAGGAACATCAGCCCAGGTGGAGGAGTCCCAGGCCACAACAGGAGctttgccctggagcaggggcatCCTCCCAGGGTGTTGTTCAGAACAGGCAGGCCTGCAAATGCAGACTGCAGGCTGGAAACAATCCTGCTCCTGTCTGCCCCACGTGCCAAGGAAAGTattctgctgctggaaaacagcTACAAGTACCACGAGGTACAGGACAAAATAGAAATGAGCTTACTCACCCCTGTATCTGTTGGCCTTCCGCTGCAAACAGGAGCGAGGGCTCCCAGAAGGATTCCTTCATCAGGAAAGGAAACAGCTCTGACTTTGAGCccacacagaaagaaaagttctGCTCAGAAAGAAGTGCTATTTTTAGTTGTTTTCCAAGAGAAAACTATGCTAAGCTGCAAACCTCAGTCTCCTCTGCTCATTTAACTCTCTCAACACTATTTCTTGGCAAGTGTTCCTCTGTGGGATAGAGGTGAGTGTCACACTTGACATTTCTCCGTTTTACCCCCCGTCAGTCTGAAAATcagtcaatcaatcaatcaatccaTCAATCAATCTGCCTTCCCATAGCACAGTACCAAGGTCTGGGTGGCTGAAGGGGCCACTCATCCATTACAGAACATGTGAACTCTCAATGCCTGTACAATGCACCTGCTTGTAGTTCTTTTAATTACTTGAAGCAAGACTGAACACTTACCAAGggaataaaataatgaaatgagAAAGATGCAGCTCATGGACTCCCATTCTGCCCACCTTCCTCAGCAACTGTCCATCTCAGAGCTTCACAGATGACATCACACAAGCCTTCACCATTTGTCTTAGAATGACAGGGAATTATCCTCCTCCAAACCCAGTGTCCAGATGCGGCTTAGCACCTGGCTGTAGCCCAGTTCATGCTGAATTTAGAGGCCAGTTCTGTCTCCATCCACTGGCTGGCACACCCCTGAGGGGCTGTCTGGAGATGCACTGATGTTCCTGGAGCAGGCGGGGTGCCAGTGCagtcacagcccagagctgccctggcttCACATGAACCACACGGTCCTTAATGCTGGAAAAGAGCTCCAGGAGCGAGTCCAGCCCTCAATACCGCTGTCAGAAACCCAGTTAACAAACCCAGGGTGAGCAGTGGGATTCATAATTCCCTGGGCAGAGGGCTCTCAAAACTCACAGAACACACTTGACCTTTTGTCTCTGCAGTTCCCAAGTTTATCCTCACGGCAGTCAACCCCCTGGTCCCTGATAACAAGTCCTCCATCAACCAGAACGATGGTAGGTACCAGCACAGACACGGGGGTTGGGATGGAGCAGTGCAAGCCCTGCTGAAAGAGCAGAGGACAGCCTGGGAGTGGGGTGTGAGCACAgtcctgcagccagcaaagctgCAGAAGAGTGACCTGCCCAGAGCCAGCGTGCTGGGGAGAGTGGAAGTGAAACTGGAGCTGTTTCAGGGTGGGTGGAGAGTCTTTCACAAGTTATACCAACAccagctcttctcccaggcCACAAAGTTAAGGATGAGCCTGATGCGTGCCCCCAGTAACAGGAGCACATGGCCTGGTTGGGCTGGGAAGGCCACTGGAGAACTCTGAAGCTTCATgaagtaaaattatttcagaaaccCCAGTGGGAATAGGCACAAGGGGTTTCACTTGGCAACAGACTCTAGAAAATGGCAAATTCATTTAAAAGATGTTTGATATTTTCAATGATTTGTTATTTCTACTTTATTTAGCTTACCAGCCGTTGTTTGGTCTAGTgttctgcagctccttcagcacaGCACTGGCCTGCCTGCGTCTTGGGTGGATTTGTTAGCTGGGAAGTTACTGGCTTTACAAAATATCAGTTTAGTATCTTCATGGAATTTGCTTTACCTCCTTGTGTCACAGGTGTCGACCTCGATCCAAGGGAATCGAGACTCCCAAAGAAGGATGGAACTATTGTTAGCTCCAACTACTTGGCTACTTTTGCATACATCAGAGGTAGGAAAATGAGGCTCAGATTGTTTGGCTCACTAGATTGTGCCATTGTGGGAAAAGGGGGGATCAACTCCAAAGGTTACAAGTAATCCCATGTTTATGGTAATGATATTATTACAATATAATCACAATCTTGTGGATGAGACAATCCCAGCATAGTTGATAATCAGGGAATATTCCTTGCCTTGAAGGAATCAAACTCTCTTAACAACTGCagcaaagatatttttaaatgttccaTGGGGACTGCTGGTTGTTCAGTACTTTTGAAAACCCGGCCCTGGCCTGTGAGAGCACTGGAGCCATCCATCTTGGGAAAGGCTGGGTTGCATACTTACATGGATCATCAAGGATaacaaaaacaggaaaaagccATCCCAAAGCCAGCCTTCTCTGCCGTGAGACGAAGCGGGTTCTGTGACTTAGCAACACCAAAGTGCAAAGGAAGAGAAGTGCTccctcctcagcctggcctggagATGCTGccgaggccctgcagagcccagagtCACTCTGCTCATGGCCCTGTTTGTGAGGGCAGCGTGGCTGGAAACGCCAAGCAAGGTGTGCAGAGCTCTGGCAGCTGGCTGACAACAGCactgagctgctcatggaggGCTGGGGCCGTGCTGTCATTGACAGTGCTATAACCAGAATGGATCTTTGCCCAGCAGCCggagaggcagggctgggctgtgagtgTCAGCAGGTTTGGGTGCCCTGTGGCTACGCAACACCTGGGGATGGCTGCTGGGGTTTgtaagcagcctgggcagctggcacaGTGATTAAGGCCTGGCTCTCTTGCCTGCAGATCACCCTGAAAGGCTCGCTCTGCTCTTCGTGTCCAGCGTTTGCGTGGGGCTGATCTTCACGCTGTGTGCCTTAGTGATCTGCGTGCTGTGTCCCGGTGACATCCGCAGACTGCACGGGAAGAGGGAGCAGCTGGTGCCTCACAGTgccagagcccacaggagcgctgagcaggagcaggagcaggaggagggggaggactCCTCCCTTTCAAACAGCCAGGATGAAGCAGACGGACTGTACAGACCTCCTTTCTCAGGGTATAACTCAGCAGAGGCAGCGGAACTGGCCGAAAGGATTGAGCGCAGGGAGCAGATCATACAGGAAATCTGGATGAACAGTGGCTTGGATATCACACCCCCTAGAAACATCAACACATTTTATATTAATGAACAATAAATGGCTTATTTTGGATGACACTCTacccctttttaaaaaaacaaaatgtacCTTCTGTGAAGGAACATTCGTATCAGTGAATATAattatttgtaaaataaaaagaaatatatacaATAAAAAGAGGGTTTCATACCCTTGACTGTCAAGAAATCCTTCTGTGAAAAACACTCTGCAGTTGTAACTAATGGTAGAGATTACTTTTCACTGTAATCTGCAGTTTCACTGTAACTGCCAAGTGCATGTTCAGGAATATTAACAAAGGTGGAAAATATTTAATCAGATGTATTGAACCATCAGAACAGACCTGCCCAAGATGTGCTCCTGCTGCTACCTGTGCTGGCCAATCTGTGAAGGACAAGTTTCAAAATGGCTGCTGCTCTCATAAAGGACTCCTGAAGTTGCCACTGTGGAGAATACTTCACTTACGGGAAACGCTGGGTTCATTTTTGTGATCCTAAAGCAGGGTCAGGGCCAGCACTTCAACGCAGGTCATATTCTCAGGATTTTTTATCAGTTCACAATCTTCACTTGAAAATTGTTAGACTAGTCAGATTTGGTTTCAGTTGGAGAGAAAATTAAATCAGTAATGAGTCTAAGCTGAAACCAGAACGGCCTTCCTGTCTTAAAAATGTCTCCAATATTTTTGCTGCAGCCCACAGGGAATTAACTGAACAAAAGGAGGAAACATGTCACTTCCTACTGGTAATACTTCATGGGTTCACTGTGCTTCCCCACTTAGATGCCGTGTGCCCAGGTAGAGCGTAGCATGGAACCCTTGGAAAGAACACCGTGACGTGGCTCGCCATTTCCTGCTGATACAAAGTCAAATTAATCCTGGAAAAACTTTAAAGGGAGGAAGGGACCTTGCTCAGATGACTAAGGCACAATCCTGTGCTCCACTGGAAAAATCCCACCAGCAAGTAGCATCCTATCAGCGGAAGGAAGAGAGGCTGAGGAGCTGGGCCGAGGGCTGAGGTCACCAGAGCACGGGGAGGCAGCGGCAGAGGCCGGCACAGCCCAAGACCCTGGCTGCAATCCTGCTGCTCCCCCCTGTCAGCAGGAGGCTgccacagcctgtgctgtgcacaACACCGATCGCTGGGTTCAGCTCTGACAAGCCCCTGCCTCGGTCCTGAGGGTGGAACAAGGCGAGTTGGCCTTTGGGGAGGGCCCTGGGCCAGATCCGGGTCCTTCCTCCCGACTCATGGGGCAGGTGCCACCCACATCCCAGTCAGGTACAGAGGGACTGATCTACATCCAGCAACTCCTCCTGCTGACAAACTATGCTAGGGACAAAAACTCATGGGGCAGGTGCCACCATGTCCCAGTCAGGTACAGAGGGACTGATCTACATCCAGCAACTCCTCCTGCTGACAAACCATGCTAGGGACAAAAACCTGATCCTCACCCTTTTATGGagcaggctgggctctggcctgcagggctgagggcaggggctccaggggctCCCCAAAACTCTTGAGTCCTGGTGAAACTCCCTTCTGGAGAGCCTGGggcccacagcccagctgatCTTTTCTGGAAGTTATCTGGCTGGCAGTTAATAGTCACTAAAATCTGTGCATTTTCTTGCCTCATTTTTTATTGGGAAGCCTCAGTGAGGTTACAGCCCATAAGCAGACATCCTAACAAAAGCTGGGAGTTACCTTTCCTTCAGACTTCACTGTACTCAAGACAAGGTAAAGTCAGCATGCCAGCTGGAGAACACCTGGTCCAGCCACAGATGGGACTCCACAACCtttctgggcacctgtgccagtgctcgGCCACCCCCACAGTGACAGTGCTCCCTGAGCTTCAGAGGGACCCTCTGTGTCTCCCTTTGTGTCCATTGCTTTGCTCCTGCCACTGGGCACACAGGTGCTTCCCCCTCTTTGCTCCCTTCATCCACCCGGTACCTCCCATTGGGATTCCCAGCTCAAACCTGGGTCTCCACTCCTGGTAACAAACTGCAGTGGCAGCACATCAGCAGAAACCAGGAGTCAGCCCCTTCCTTGGGCCAAAACATTTCGCTTTTCCCAACTCCCAGTCCTCTCCTTGCTTTTCCAACCTTGCAGGAAAGACATTTTACACTGAAATAGGGATTTAACAATGAAATAGGGATTTAACTGATGACCTGATCCCCTCCTGACTTacctccctgcctgccaccaCTCACCAgcaggcagacagacagaaattcctccaggtgccagagagGCAGCTGCTTCCCAAGATGGAGCATTTCACAGACACTGGGAATGTGTTTTGAAGGAAAACAAGTGCAGTGCTTAATAATGCATGCCTGTTGAAATGGACCCTCAAACAGAGTGACAGACCCTGTCCAAACCCCAGCACCAGGAGCaactcagcagggcagggaagcagcctctgctccaggctgggaggtCAAGCTTCACTCAGGATCTGGTCCTTTGCCTGAACTATTTCTAGTTTTGCATTCAAGTTgctattttattctttttgcaTGAACTTTCCAAGTTGGGGAAAGCTGTCAATTAGTGGTTCGCCTCATTTCCAAATCCTCCTCACTGTTTGCAGCAGTCTGAGGGTCAGAATGAAGATAAACATAGAAAAACCTGATAAACAGACATGGAATTTTTTGGCTCTTTCTGAAACAACACCCAAAGTATCCAGCAGACAAAACAGAAGACGAATGAGGTGTGCACTTCTCTGTCCCAGGcctaaaaagcagcagctgcagtgccccagctgGAAGCTCTCCAGGCTGAGTATCCACAGGGAGGGTGCCGtaggcagcagcaatgccaggGAAGGACActcagggctggctgtgggatggagctccagcagcaatGTCCCTGCAATTCCCCACAAGAGCAGCCTAAGGACAAAGCACTGCAAAGGAGAGCCAGCAAGGTGTTTGGACTGACTGGTTTGTGCCCCATGCACAGCTGTGGCCGTGACAACATCTGGAAATTCTATGCCCCAGCACCAACATCTGAACTCGCTGCTGTGGCTGTTTGAACTCCCCACTCCTGCCATGGGATCAGCCTCCAGTGGTCACCAGGAACGCTGGGTGAGGTTGCAGGAAGCAACAAATAAATCCTTCCGAATcctggctgaggcagagaaTGGAGCAACGTGGGACAGCAACACCGtgaaaaggagagaaggaatGAAACAGGCGTGGAAAGCGTTTCCATTCATCGGGATGGAGATATGGccacaaaacaaacattttaacaATGTTCTGCTGTGTGTCTCCTTGGAGAGAGAATGGATTTCCCCCGTGGAAGGGCATGGCTACTCTCAACTCCCAGAAATAATGGTTTACAAGAAAGACCAAACTCTGCTTTTGCAAAGCTGAAAACGTGCAACGTGTGGTGTTTCTCTTTCATTATCTCCTTGGACAGTTAAATACCCACAGGCTTTCCTCGGTTCCAGTTCTCCTCAGTCCTTTTCCAGTGAGTTCATTCACTTTCAGCCACAATGAAAGAATCCAGCAGATCCACGGACACTGTTGTGAGAACTCCAGAAAGGATCAATGCTATGGAAAGTTTGCTCAGCTAAAGAAAAAACCAGCACCAATTACAGCAGAGAACAGCAGTCAGAGGAGAGCAGAATCCGTGCTAAATGTTTCCTATgcctgctttgcccttgcttTCAGAGAGGAAATGAGAATATTATAAGCTCCAGGACATTGATTTTCCTCTTAGGAAGTTGAAGAACAAAGTGTTTTTTTTCAAGAACCTTTTTTGCCATGTGAAATAATtccaaataaattttaaattaaaagtacTTGAAGTTTTTCAACtcagaaatgctgatttttctttttgtaaaaaGTCATGTTTCTGTAAAGTTGAGATTCAAGAAAAATTACCAGACACCAAACTTCCCTGAAAGTAAAAAAATCAGTGATTGAAGTAAAAGCACCATGAGTAGTTCAGTGAATGGCATTCATTACCTGTTCTGCATCCAATCTTCAAGCTGCAAGTTCAGCAAACACTTGGCTTTCACCTTGATTGGGTCTCTTCAACCATACTAATACAGACAATGATGATGATTTTTTACTTCCATCCTAAAAGACCTGGTCCTATTAAACTCGGGTTTATCCAAGCTACCTGCAAATGATGCTTATTTTTGTACACAATTTACTGTCAACCTC contains the following coding sequences:
- the EVA1C gene encoding protein eva-1 homolog C produces the protein MRDGHAGLHPRRAQAEPARLLRLLSCVLLVCGAEVAALADFSGYLTKLLQNHTARACDGQLLSLHCPRHSTISVQAAFYGQDPRVCSAAGEPPAASMARPRDCVAPTSLQKVLDECQNLRSCQLLVNSRVFGPDLCPGTTKFLLVSFKCKPTEYKTKSACENQELKLHCQESKFLIIYSATYGRWAHEESVCSTQAEHTPPFDCLSYTALEVLSKRCYGKQRCKVIVTSRDFGSPCLPGVTKSLNVSYACVPKFILTAVNPLVPDNKSSINQNDGVDLDPRESRLPKKDGTIVSSNYLATFAYIRDHPERLALLFVSSVCVGLIFTLCALVICVLCPGDIRRLHGKREQLVPHSARAHRSAEQEQEQEEGEDSSLSNSQDEADGLYRPPFSGYNSAEAAELAERIERREQIIQEIWMNSGLDITPPRNINTFYINEQ